TCGCGCCGGACACCAGCACGACGGCAGCGAACAGATAGAAGGCGATGGCCTGGATCATAGCGCCTTCCCCGCGTTCGCACGCCCGCCAGGCGCGCAGATAGAAACCGTCAAAATCATCTCGACCCCTGATGTCACGCGAGCGCCTACCGGTACGGCGCGTCGGCGGCAAGGTTCGCGGCGATCGCGCGTTCCCACCGGTCGCCGTTGTCGAGCAGCTTGGCCTTGTCGTAGATCAGTTCCTCGCGCGTCTCGGTCGCGAAATCCAGGTTCGGACCTTCGACGACCGCGTCGACGGGGCACGCTTCCTGGCACAGGCCGCAATAGATGCACTTGGTCATGTCGATGTCGTAACGCGTCGTGCGGCGGCTGCCGTCGTCGCGCGGCTCGGCCTCGATCGTGATCGCCTGCGCCGGGCACACCGCCTCGCACAGCTTGCACGCGATGCAGCGCTCTTCCCCGTTCGGGTAGCGACGCAGCGCATGTTCGCCGCGGAAGCGCGGGCTCAGCGGATTCTTCTCGTACGGATAGTTGATCGTCGCC
The genomic region above belongs to Sphingomonas phyllosphaerae 5.2 and contains:
- the nuoI gene encoding NADH-quinone oxidoreductase subunit NuoI, whose translation is MNIAQTIKAFTLYEFVKAHALTLKYFFKAKATINYPYEKNPLSPRFRGEHALRRYPNGEERCIACKLCEAVCPAQAITIEAEPRDDGSRRTTRYDIDMTKCIYCGLCQEACPVDAVVEGPNLDFATETREELIYDKAKLLDNGDRWERAIAANLAADAPYR